The Candidatus Saccharibacteria bacterium oral taxon 955 DNA segment TGGTTGTATTCAAGTGCTCCGTATCGAAAGGCGCGTACCGCCAGAGCGAGAACGATTATAGTAGAGGTGATTAAGATAGGAATTGCTAGTAAAATCTCCCACGTATAGAGGTTGCCAACCGCATTACGCAGTAGGAGTGGAATCGGTGCCGTGAACGGAAATAAGCTCATGAAATGGACGAATGGACTGTCGGGCATAGAAACGAATAGGCTGGCTGCGTAGAGTGGTGCAAATATTAACATAAAGACTATGCCGATAAATTGTCCCGCCTCTTTGGCAGTTGGTACTGATGAGCCGATGAGGACAAGTAGGCCAGTAAACAATAGAAAGCTGAGCGTAAAGATTACCGCTCCGACGCTAATACGCGTCCAGTCGACTGGGATGCTTGATAGGTCAATCGCAGGCAGGTGGAGTTGTTCGCGGAACAAGAAGTAGCCCAGTAGCGCCGGTGCCACGATAATTATTCCCTGCAAAAGGGCAAGCAGAACAAGGGAAATGATCTTTCCGACAATAAGGGTGCGCGCTTCTATAGAGGTGAGAATCATCTCGATTACACGATTTTCTTTTTCTTCCGTTGTGCTGACGAGCATCTGGTTACCAAAAAAGGCAATTAACAGGTAAAAAAGAACTAGGAATATAGCTGGAAATATCATCTGTTGCATCGGGTCGTACACCTTGCCATCACGGTAGGTTGTGACGGTTGTTTGGGTTGAACCTTTAATCACAGAGCTTACCTGAGGTGAAACCGTACTTTGTACGGAGTTGGTGATTAGCGCCTTTGCAACACTCCCGTACCTACCGTTGTTAAATATACCAGTGTCTTTGCCATAGACCTCAACAGGCTGTTTTGCTATGTCGACAGGGTAGTAGATGTACCCGTCGATCGCACCCGACTTCACAGCTTCAATTCCTTGTTGTTTTGTCGTGTATGTAGTAGCCTTTAGAGACTTGATCATGTCGGGATTGACGAGGTGCGACTCATCGGTGATCGCCAAGCTGAATTGCTGTTTCTCTAGGTCCTTGACAGCATCGTTAGTTGATTTATTTGACATGAAGATAATGCCAAATAGAACTACCATCATAAGCGGAAAGCCGATAGCCATCAGCCAAAATGATTTCTTTTTAAGTGTACGAACGACCTCGAATCGTATAACGGTTCCTAGATTATGCATTTTGTTGAGCCTCCTCTGTATCATTTTCACTGCCGTATACTTCTAGGAAAATGTCATCAAGTGACTTACCTCCAAACTTTTTCTTGACATCTGCTACCGTACCGTAGGCATAAGACGTACCGTCTTTGAGGAGGATAATGCGGTCGCATAGACGTTCTACCTCCTCCATCTGATGGGTAATCATTACAACAGTTGCGCCTTTTTGCTGGTATTCCTCGATTATATCCATCAACAATCTGCGGTTGACTGGGTCGAAGCCTTTTGTTGGCTCGTCTAAGATCAATAGCTCAGGGTCGTTCATAACGGTAATGCCGAGCTGGATTTTTTGTTGTTGACCGCCAGAAAGTTTATCGAGACGAACATTTGCCTTATCCTCAAGCTTAACCCTACGCAGAAACTCTTTCGCTTCTTTTAGGGCCTCATCGCGCGCCATACCCTTTAATTGCCCAAAGTAAATCATGACATCAATCACGGACTCTTTTTTGTATAGGCCACGTTCTTCGGGGAGGTAGCCAAGTTTTATGCCTCCAGAGACAGAATAT contains these protein-coding regions:
- a CDS encoding ABC transporter permease, whose amino-acid sequence is MHNLGTVIRFEVVRTLKKKSFWLMAIGFPLMMVVLFGIIFMSNKSTNDAVKDLEKQQFSLAITDESHLVNPDMIKSLKATTYTTKQQGIEAVKSGAIDGYIYYPVDIAKQPVEVYGKDTGIFNNGRYGSVAKALITNSVQSTVSPQVSSVIKGSTQTTVTTYRDGKVYDPMQQMIFPAIFLVLFYLLIAFFGNQMLVSTTEEKENRVIEMILTSIEARTLIVGKIISLVLLALLQGIIIVAPALLGYFLFREQLHLPAIDLSSIPVDWTRISVGAVIFTLSFLLFTGLLVLIGSSVPTAKEAGQFIGIVFMLIFAPLYAASLFVSMPDSPFVHFMSLFPFTAPIPLLLRNAVGNLYTWEILLAIPILITSTIIVLALAVRAFRYGALEYNQKLSLRSILGLR
- a CDS encoding ATP-binding cassette domain-containing protein, translating into MSDIITIKDFVMTFGKTKVINNLSFTVKRGETFGFLGSNGSGKTTTIRALLGIYPPTSGELLIDGKPYSVSGGIKLGYLPEERGLYKKESVIDVMIYFGQLKGMARDEALKEAKEFLRRVKLEDKANVRLDKLSGGQQQKIQLGITVMNDPELLILDEPTKGFDPVNRRLLMDIIEEYQQKGATVVMITHQMEEVERLCDRIILLKDGTSYAYGTVADVKKKFGGKSLDDIFLEVYGSENDTEEAQQNA